The genomic DNA ACCTTTTGACCGACCGCGAGAGGATCTTTCTCACCCATCTCTCCTCGTGCGCCGGTTGAGCGTCCAAATTGGGGCAGGGGGTCCTTGCCCGGATATTGGCCGCCGTTCCGCCGCCGGACGATCCCCGTGTGCTCGTGGGGACCTCCCACGCCGATGACGCGGGGGTGTTCCGCCTTTCCGAAGAAGAGGCGCTGGTGGCCACCGTCGACTTTTTCACCCCGGTGGTCGACGACCCGTACCTGTACGGCGCCATCGCCGCCGCCAACTCCTTGAGCGACATCTACGCCATGGGGGCTACGCCTCTCTTCGCCCTGGCCGTAGCCGCCTTCCCGGACGACGCGAAGATCCTCCCCCTGCTGGCGGACATCATGGCCGGGGCCGCCGACAAGGCGAAGGAAGCGGGCATCTGCATCATCGGGGGGCACACGGTCCGGGACAAGGAGCCCAAGTTCGGGCTTTCGGTCACGGGGAGGGTCCACCCGGAGAGAATCTGGGACAACCGGGGGGCGAAGCCCAAGGACGTCATCGTGCTGACCAAGCCGATCGGGACGGGGATCGTCACGACGGCGATCAAGTGGGGGATCGCCCCGCAAGAGACCACGAAAGCCGCGATCCGTTCGATGACAAGGCTCTCCGCCGGGGCCGCCCGCGCGGGGCGGGAGGCCGGCATCCACACGGCCACGGATGTCACCGGGTTCGGCCTTCTCGGGCACCTGATCGAGGTCCTCGAGGGGAGCGACCTCTGCGCCGAGATCCGGCTCAAGGACGTCCCGGTCTTCCCGGGGGTGCGCGACCTGATGAGGCGCCGCGTGGTGGCGGCGCTCTCCGGCCGCCGGACCTTCCCGGGCGCCTCGTTCCTCCACTCCCGGTTCGGCTCTCCGCCCGTCCCCGGCGGCACCCACGAAAATATCTCGTTCCAGATCGCCAAGGTGCGCGTGCCGCCTCTCCTCCCGGAGGAGGAGATTCTTCTGCTTGCCGACCCCCAGACCTCGGGCGGGCTTCTCCTGTTCGTCCCCGAGGAGCGCGCCGAGGCGCTCCTGCAAGCCCTCGCGCGGGAGGGGGAGGGGGCGTGGACGATCGGCCGCACCCTCGCGATGCCGGGGCCCGAGATGCACCGCGTCACCGTCGTCTGATCGGGGTATACTTCTTCCAGCCGCTACGACCGATTCCCTTCGGAGGTTCCCTCATATGGATCGTCTTTCGTCGGCCGGGATGCTGGTTGCGCGCGTCCTCCTGTCGGGCATCTTCCTTTCCTCCGGCGTGCAGAAGATCTTCGCGTTCTCCGGGACCCAGGCCTACATGGCGAAGTTCGGGATGAAGATGACGGGGCTCTTCCTGGTCCTGGCCATCCTCTTCGAGATCGGGGGGGGGCTCTCCGTCCTCCTGGGGTACTACCCGCGCCTGGGCGCGCTCGCCCTTCTCCTTTTCCTGATCCCGACGACGGCCGTCTTCCACCGGGATTTTTCCAACCCCGCCCAGATCGTCCAATTCGTAAAGAACGTGGCGATCATGGGGGGCCTGCTGGCCGTCCTCTCGGCGGGAGGGGGGGAGTTCGTCTTCCGCCGGAAGACCTAAGAACAGGGACGTTCCTAAAAAGCAAGGGGACGTTCTTAAAACTTTTCAGAATGGATGGGGACGTTCATGAAACTTCCCGATGGCCGGTGGCCAGGAGGAAGGATGCGGAACCGTGCGTGCAAAAAAAAGTATAGGAACGTCCCTTTGCTTTCGAAAAAGTTCCGTCGCGCTCCTGTTTTTTCCGGAGCCGGGTCGGTGGTAGTATGGTGAATAAAAACCGGGGACGTTCCTAAGAACGGGGACGTTCCTGAGTTTTTCATCCTGCATGCGAGATGGCGCGGAGGTGAGGGGATGAGCAAGATCGACATCGGGCGCGCAAGGTCGCTTTCCATCAAGTGTCTTTCGGAGGTCTCCTGGCACGACAACGCCCGGATGCGGCAGGATGTACGGGAGGCCGGGGGCCTGGGCGTCGACCAGTTCGACGTGAAGTGGACGCCGGAGAACGCCGCGGGGGTCTCGTCCCTCATCGAATCCGTGGACGGAGGGGGCCGCAACCGGAAGTTCCTCATGGACGTGGGATGGGACGTCGAGTACATGGACCAGGTATTCCGCCGCGAGGGGATCGACCGGATGCTCGCTGCCGGCGAGATCCACTTCCTCTACATCACCCACGAGCACGTCGACCACTTCTGGGGCCTTCCCGCCGCCGTAAAATATCGCCCTGACGTGAAGATCCTGATCCCGACCGGCTTCTCGGAGAAGAGCCGGGAGATCATCCGGCAATCGGGCCACACGGGGAAGGTGGTGGAGCTCGGTCCGGAGGGTCCGCACCTCCTGTT from Candidatus Deferrimicrobiaceae bacterium includes the following:
- a CDS encoding DoxX family protein, with protein sequence MDRLSSAGMLVARVLLSGIFLSSGVQKIFAFSGTQAYMAKFGMKMTGLFLVLAILFEIGGGLSVLLGYYPRLGALALLLFLIPTTAVFHRDFSNPAQIVQFVKNVAIMGGLLAVLSAGGGEFVFRRKT
- the selD gene encoding selenide, water dikinase SelD produces the protein MTDRERIFLTHLSSCAGUASKLGQGVLARILAAVPPPDDPRVLVGTSHADDAGVFRLSEEEALVATVDFFTPVVDDPYLYGAIAAANSLSDIYAMGATPLFALAVAAFPDDAKILPLLADIMAGAADKAKEAGICIIGGHTVRDKEPKFGLSVTGRVHPERIWDNRGAKPKDVIVLTKPIGTGIVTTAIKWGIAPQETTKAAIRSMTRLSAGAARAGREAGIHTATDVTGFGLLGHLIEVLEGSDLCAEIRLKDVPVFPGVRDLMRRRVVAALSGRRTFPGASFLHSRFGSPPVPGGTHENISFQIAKVRVPPLLPEEEILLLADPQTSGGLLLFVPEERAEALLQALAREGEGAWTIGRTLAMPGPEMHRVTVV